In Rosa chinensis cultivar Old Blush chromosome 1, RchiOBHm-V2, whole genome shotgun sequence, a genomic segment contains:
- the LOC112180982 gene encoding methionine adenosyltransferase 2 subunit beta isoform X1, producing MPFSVDLKSGNGFEAISHLFGPPDVVVNCAALSVPRACEMDPAAAMSVNVPSTLVNWLSSLEESNYLLIHLSTDQVYEGVKSFYKEEDEVVPVNVYGKSKVAAEQFITEKCSNFAILRSSIIFGPQTISPVSKSLPIQWVDGVLSKGNTTEFFHDEFRCPVYVKNVVAIILALSKTWISEAKQRKLLLNVGGPDRVSRVQMAETVADIRGHNLSLIKSVSASSVDRGVMSPADISMDITMLVQTLGISPISFRDGVRLTLEL from the exons ATGCCTTTCTCTGTGGATTTGAAGTCTGGCAATGGATTTGAAGCCATTTCTCATCTGTTTGGTCCG CCTGATGTGGTAGTAAACTGTGCTGCACTTTCGGTTCCTCGTGCCTGTGAAATGGATCCTGCTGCAGCTATGTCAGTTAATGTGCCATCTACTCTTGTTAATTGGTTATCGAGCTTAGAAGAGAGTAATTATCTTCTGATCCATTTGTcaactgatcaag TTTATGAAGGGGTGAAGTCCTTTTacaaggaagaagatgaagttgtTCCGGTAAATGTTTATGGGAAATCAAAAGTGGCAGCTGAGCAGTTCATTACTGAGAAATGCTcaaactttgcaattttgaGAAGCAGTATCATCTTTGGGCCACAGACGATCTCACCAGTTTCAAAATCTCTACCGATTCAG TGGGTTGATGGTGTCCTCTCCAAAGGAAATACAACCGAATTCTTTCATGATGAGTTTCGATGCCCTGTGTATGTAAAGAATGTCGTAGCAATCATACTTGCTTTGTCCAAGACATGGATATCAG AGGCTAAGCAAAGAAAATTGCTACTGAATGTTGGTGGACCAGACAGGGTATCCCGTGTACAAATGGCTGAGACGGTTGCTGATATAAGGGGACACAACCTCTCATTAATTAAATCTGTATCTGCATCATCG GTTGATCGTGGAGTTATGTCTCCTGCTGACATATCCATGGATATAACTATGCTAGTTCAGACGCTTGGTATTTCTCCTATTTCATTTCGAGATGGTGTCAGATTGACGCTTGAACTGTGA
- the LOC112180982 gene encoding methionine adenosyltransferase 2 subunit beta isoform X2 produces the protein MDPAAAMSVNVPSTLVNWLSSLEESNYLLIHLSTDQVYEGVKSFYKEEDEVVPVNVYGKSKVAAEQFITEKCSNFAILRSSIIFGPQTISPVSKSLPIQWVDGVLSKGNTTEFFHDEFRCPVYVKNVVAIILALSKTWISEAKQRKLLLNVGGPDRVSRVQMAETVADIRGHNLSLIKSVSASSVDRGVMSPADISMDITMLVQTLGISPISFRDGVRLTLEL, from the exons ATGGATCCTGCTGCAGCTATGTCAGTTAATGTGCCATCTACTCTTGTTAATTGGTTATCGAGCTTAGAAGAGAGTAATTATCTTCTGATCCATTTGTcaactgatcaag TTTATGAAGGGGTGAAGTCCTTTTacaaggaagaagatgaagttgtTCCGGTAAATGTTTATGGGAAATCAAAAGTGGCAGCTGAGCAGTTCATTACTGAGAAATGCTcaaactttgcaattttgaGAAGCAGTATCATCTTTGGGCCACAGACGATCTCACCAGTTTCAAAATCTCTACCGATTCAG TGGGTTGATGGTGTCCTCTCCAAAGGAAATACAACCGAATTCTTTCATGATGAGTTTCGATGCCCTGTGTATGTAAAGAATGTCGTAGCAATCATACTTGCTTTGTCCAAGACATGGATATCAG AGGCTAAGCAAAGAAAATTGCTACTGAATGTTGGTGGACCAGACAGGGTATCCCGTGTACAAATGGCTGAGACGGTTGCTGATATAAGGGGACACAACCTCTCATTAATTAAATCTGTATCTGCATCATCG GTTGATCGTGGAGTTATGTCTCCTGCTGACATATCCATGGATATAACTATGCTAGTTCAGACGCTTGGTATTTCTCCTATTTCATTTCGAGATGGTGTCAGATTGACGCTTGAACTGTGA
- the LOC112167938 gene encoding receptor-like protein 7 has product MKTLLHFFLLLITLWVSIIIPAVHSQCIKDQQLSLLQFKSSLVFLNSAKLISWNASTDCCSWVGVTCSRNGRVLGLDISSQGIAAGIDNSSCLFHLHYLQSLNLADNRLGSNSQSIPSAIGNLLNLRYLNLSLNDYSGKIPIEISRLTRLVVVDFSYNTATLKLGSPNLHTFVQTELRELYLDRVQISEQGRKWCRAISDSLPNLRVLSMSSCDLSGPFLQSLAKLRSLSVIRLDRTNISAPVPGFFANFSNLTVLSLPGCNLHGTFPKEIFQLPSLQSIDLSDNDQLDGSLPEFPRNGSLQHLHLSWTKFSGLLPNSIGNLKMLSTIYIQGCNFTGPMPKSMTNLTQLVSMWMSGNKLEGSIPSFSGAKNVVGIDLSHNGLTGTINSTHWRNLAKLSSLDLKSNKLDGNIPSSLFSLPLLDDLDLSSNQFSGPFPEISNVSSYWRNLTKLSYISLGSNKLDGNIPASLFSLPLLYRLDLSSNQFSGPFPEISNVSSFLLNGPDLELDLSSNNLEGPLPMSIFSLRRLTALDVSSNNLSGSFPLDGLHQLRNISVLDLSHNNLFLSHDFTNFSYSSFSRLFELRLVSMKLRTFPNFLRNQSNLRSLDLSDNQINGKIPNWIWSLSDLTYLNLSCNSLDSLEVPSNNLSYLEYLDLHSNQFHGQIPIFPSLYRVYYLDFSRNYFSSPIPSTIGDMLVNTGFLSLSSNNLNAIIPESLCNSQFLQILDLSNNSLSGTVPRCLTTMSTLEVLNLRRNNLTNVNEFSHNCSLATVDISGNQIQGQFLKSLVHCTQLEVLNLGNNLIAEPFPCFLRNTSTLRVLVLRSNKFYGRIRCRKTNGTWPVLQIIDLAHNNLSGEVPGTALTTWQAMRTSKDNAPRNIHSIELGSIELGGGTYYQEDTIPVTNKGLEFELVNVLTIFISIDFSCNKFNGSIPEEIGELKSLYALNLSNNAFTGAVPSSLSNLSELESLDLSKNKLSGQIPLELTKLTFLEFLNLSYNQLVGRIPSGAQFSTFDAASFQGNKGLWGPPLTVDNGTGFSSPKLEGNHSNPGHEINWDIICPEIGFTCGFGIVIGSLLFCKRWRKWYYRAMYNMLLKIFPQLEQRFGHHRRHVYAHQRYWKR; this is encoded by the coding sequence atgaaaactttGCTACATTTCTTCCTTCTCTTGATCACACTTTGGGTCAGTATCATCATTCCAGCAGTTCACAGCCAGTGTATTAAAGACCAGCAACTATCATTGCTCCAATTCAAGAGCAGCCTTGTGTTCCTTAATTCCGCCAAGCTTATTTCTTGGAATGCAAGTACTGATTGTTGTTCTTGGGTCGGCGTCACTTGCAGCCGTAATGGGCGTGTTCTGGGTCTTGACATAAGCAGCCAAGGAATCGCAGCTGGAATTGACAATTCCAgctgtctcttccatcttcaTTATCTTCAAAGCCTCAATCTGGCCGACAACCGACTTGGCAGTAACTCTCAATCAATTCCATCCGCAATCGGAAATCTCCTGAACTTGAGGTATCTGAATTTATCTCTTAATGATTATTCAGGGAAAATTCCCATTGAAATTTCACGATTGACGAGGTTGGTAGTTGTTGATTTTTCTTACAATACTGCCACCTTAAAACTTGGAAGTCCAAATTTACACACGTTTGTTCAGACAGAACTTAGAGAGTTATATCTTGATCGTGTCCAAATATCAGAACAGGGGAGGAAGTGGTGCCGAGCCATATCAGATTCCCTTCCTAACCTCAGGGTCCTGAGCATGTCCTCGTGTGATCTCTCAGGCCCTTTTCTCCAGTCCCTTGCTAAGCTTCGGTCTCTATCCGTGATTAGGTTGGACAGGACCAATATCTCTGCGCCAGTTCCAGGATTCTTTGCCAACTTTTCAAACTTGACTGTCTTGAGTCTCCCGGGATGCAACTTGCATGGAACATTTCCCAAAGAGATCTTTCAGTTACCTTCTCTACAAAGTATTGACCTTTCAGATAATGACCAACTCGATGGTTCCTTGCCAGAATTCCCGAGGAATGGATCTCTTCAGCACCTGCATCTAAGCTGGACAAAATTTTCAGGGTTATTACCAAATTCTATTGGCAATCTCAAAATGCTGTCCACCATATATATTCAAGGTTGCAATTTCACCGGACCGATGCCAAAGTCAATGACAAACCTTACACAGTTGGTTTCTATGTGGATGTCTGGTAACAAGTTGGAAGGTTCAATTCCGTCATTCAGTGGGGCCAAGAATGTGGTCGGCATAGACCTTTCCCACAATGGTCTAACAGGTACTATTAATTCCACCCACTGGAGAAACCTTGCTAAGCTATCCTCTCTCGATTTGAAATCCAATAAGCTCGATGGGAATATCCCATCATCTCTGTTTTCTCTTCCCCTTTTGGATGATCTAGATCTTTCCAGCAATCAATTCTCTGGTCCATTCCCTGAAATTTCTAATGTGTCTTCCTACTGGAGAAACCTTACTAAGCTATCTTATATCAGTTTGGGATCCAATAAGCTCGATGGGAATATCCCAGCATCTCTGTTTTCTCTTCCCCTGTTGTATCGTCTAGATCTTTCCAGCAATCAATTCTCTGGTCCATTCCCTGAAATTTCTAATGTGTCCTCCTTCTTGCTGAATGGTCCTGATCTTGAACTTGATTTGAGTAGCAACAATCTCGAAGGGCCACTGCCTATGTCTATCTTTAGCTTGCGACGTCTTACCGCTCTAGATGTTTCTTCAAATAATTTAAGTGGCTCGTTTCCTCTTGATGGTCTACACCAGCTGAGAAATATTTCTGTACTTGATCTTTCACACAATAACTTGTTTCTTAGCCATGATTTTACTAATTTCTCATATTCCTCATTTTCTCGGCTCTTTGAGTTGAGGTTGGTGTCAATGAAATTGAGAACATTTCCTAATTTCTTGAGAAATCAATCTAACTTGAGAAGTTTGGACCTTTCAGATAACCAGATAAATGGCAAGATACCCAACTGGATTTGGAGTCTTAGTGATCTTACGTACCTAAATCTTTCTTGCAACTCCCTAGATTCTCTAGAAGTTCCTTCAAACAATCTCAGTTACTTAGAGTACCTTGACCTCCATTCCAACCAGTTTCATGGGCAAATCCCAATTTTCCCATCACTTTACCGTGTCTATTATCTAGATTTCTCGAGAAATTATTTCAGCTCTCCCATACCGAGTACCATTGGAGATATGCTTGTAAACACTGGATTCTTGTCGCTTTCAAGCAATAACCTCAATGCGATCATTCCGGAATCATTATGCAATTCACAATTTCTTCAGATTCTTGATCTGTCCAATAATTCTTTGAGTGGCACGGTTCCCCGGTGCTTGACTACAATGAGCACGCTTGAAGTACTCAATTTAAGGAGAAACAATCTTACAAATGTTAATGAATTCTCCCATAATTGCAGTTTAGCAACGGTAGACATCAGTGGAAATCAAATTCAAGGCCAGTTTTTAAAATCTCTTGTCCACTGCACCCAGTTAGAGGTTTTAAATCTTGGAAACAATCTTATAGCAGAACCATTTCCATGCTTTTTGAGGAACACATCCACCTTGCGTGTCCTTGTCTTGCGATCCAATAAATTTTATGGGCGCATTAGATGTCGCAAGACTAATGGCACTTGGCCAGTACTTCAAATCATAGACTTGGCTCACAACAATTTGAGTGGTGAAGTACCTGGAACAGCTTTGACAACTTGGCAGGCGATGAGGACTAGCAAAGATAATGCCCCAAGGAATATCCATAGCATTGAATTGGGTAGCATTGAATTGGGAGGGGGAACTTATTATCAAGAAGATACAATCCCAGTTACCAACAAAGGTTTAGAGTTCGAGTTGGTGAATGTTTTAACTATCTTCATCTCAATTGACTTCTCATGCAACAAGTTCAACGGATCAATACCAGAGGAAATTGGAGAACTCAAATCATTGTATGCCCTCAACTTGTCCAACAATGCTTTCACAGGTGCAGTTCCATCATCATTAAGTAACTTGAGTGAGCTAGAGTCTTTGGACCTCTCGAAAAACAAACTGAGCGGTCAAATCCCACTGGAGCTAACAAAACTCACTTTCCTTGAATTCTTGAATCTCTCATATAATCAATTGGTCGGGAGGATACCAAGCGGTGCTCAATTTTCAACATTTGATGCAGCTTCCTTCCAAGGTAACAAAGGATTATGGGGGCCTCCTTTAACAGTAGATAATGGAACAGGGTTCTCTTCACCAAAGCTGGAAGGAAATCATTCAAATCCTGGGCATGAGATTAATTGGGACATTATCTGTCCTGAAATTGGATTTACATGTGGGTTTGGCATTGTCATCGGGTCACTTTTGTTTTGCAAGAGATGGAGGAAATGGTATTACAGAGCTATGTATAACATGCTTCTAAAGATATTCCCTCAGCTAGAACAAAGATTTGGTCATCACAGGAGACATGTTTATGCACATCAAAGATACTGGAAACGTTGA